ATGACTTGCAGGCCgctacgttgttttttttttattaggcAAGCAACACCAATCAGGGTCAGCTGAGAGAAAAGGaccttgtgtttctttttgtgagGAATGAAAACTAGGAAAAAGAAACTTCactattttttatatattaagaCTCTTTGCTATTTATACATGGTAAAAAGGGCCTAAAATATGATGCACCTATGATGTAACAGGAAGGTTCGTTGCGAGTGTCCCCTCTCTGGATTATATCATCCCACTCTAGCCTGAGGCCGTCAGACTATACTGAAGTAATgatgcaccccccccccttcgtgTTGTTATGGTGACGAGAGCGCTTAGTCTGCATATATGTCACAACACTCCGTGATCTGACGAGCTCATTTTTTGACTGTGCTGTGGGCTTCTCATGTTGAACTATCAACAgcagtcatttttaatttgagcaGAGTCGTCAACGCTGCCAATACAAGATTATTTCCAGACCCCTcagtctcctctccccttttgaACTCTCTGTTTCGtacttcctttctttcttttttcccccctcatccctCTTTGCTGATTCCCTGTCTTCTCCCATAAATCCTTCACCACAGTGCTTCTTATTTCTCTGATGGTTCCCACagtacagagaacacacacgcactactTTTCCCAAGACCACTAAATTCACAAGTGTAACGATTTGTCTATTGAAATGAACAAAGTAACGGCCATATTGTCAAAAAGcttgaaatataaaaagtgaGAAGCTGCGATATGCCTTTTTTTGAAGTATCAAACTGAGaccaaatattaaattaaagtaAGTGTCTTGGGTAAATTATCTTTCAAAAGCAGGTAAAAACCATTCTgtgtttgaagaagaagaagaaaaaaaactcctggtTTTGTATGTTTCCCAAGAGGAATCTACTCTAGAAGACTTTTCCTTTATCTGCACACCTTCTGTGTATCGCTATCCTTTATCATTTTCAGTACATCCCCCCCAACACACCTAAGATCTCCTCAGCTCCCATTTTCCCCCAGCCTCTCCTGCTGTCAGTACGGATGGGAGGATTACTACCTTTTTATGCTGAATCGTTCTTGAGTCTTTCCCTTTCTGGTACAGGACAGCACGTTCTTTGACTTCAGTGCAATGCAAGGTGCCCAGTCTTAGCTGGATCTGCTCCATGGTAGTGACACTGGCATCGTCACGGTGCTGATGTCCCACATGGGTACATGAGTGTTGCCGCTGTATGATGTGGCCACTGGTACgtttcacaagaaaaaaaaacaatgctgctgttacctttttttttgtggaaggaGGCTGGAGCTTCTCTGttggaggaaatgtttttttgttcacacagCTTCACAATCAATTAAAGTCAATGCTGTGGGCTGGAAAAAGTAGAAGgtttattcaaaatgatgaAACCAAaggcatttgtttttgttttttgctgcacTTTGAATTGTAGAGGCTCTGGATAAAAGAATCCTGTAAGCGGCGGGGCggatattaaaatgttaaagttgAAACGATTAGTTGATTATTGGATTAAATTTACGGAAATTAGATTAATTGAATGAAGTGACCAAAAATTTTAATTGATAATTTACTAATCTGGGGGgggttgtcttgtttttttaagattattttttgggtctttttccgcctttaatttgacaggacagctaggtgaaaaaggggagacagaggggggggggaagacatgcaggaaatcgtcacaggtcGGATTTCCATCCCTGGATCGCTGcgtcgaggcataaacctcgaagtatatgtgtgcctgctctatccactgagccacctcGGCCACAATACTGTACCTTTTtaacgtgtctgtgtgtgattgtgtgttgcTTTAGCGGCGTCATACACAGACAGCTCCGACGATGAGACGTCTCCGCGGGACAAACAGCAGAAGAACTCCAAGGGCAACGGGGACTTCTGCATCAAAAACATCAAACAGGCCGACTTCGGACGCAGAGAGATCGAGATCGCTGAGCAAGGTAAAGCAAAGCACCAGCATGAATTGGGTGTTGGCGACGAAAATTGAATGTGCACCGGATAAACCTTGGTCGAAAATAGTGTTGGAAACGTGTGTTAATTTGAGGAACGTTACAAGCTGATGTCTCTCCAGTGGGAGAGGATGGTGGAATAATATTCAcgtcacattttcatttatatgatccttttctgtttccatcCCACTTAGTCACATTTTCATGTTATTCATGCCACATTTCCTGTGGCATGAATAACGCATGCGTGCGTGCCCTGCCACCAAGTGTAAAACACATTATTAAACATAATTCCCTCATTACTTCACAGCACATACAGGGAGCCTCAGCTGAACACTgcaagctacacacacacacacacacacacacacacacacacactcattataTATCGTTTACATCGGCAGCTCCTTCAGTTCTGATGGAGTATCAGAAGGATTAAGTGATGGGAATTCCCTCCCATCCAGCTGATTGCTGCGATcacttatgtgtgtgtttttttccagagatgCCAGCTCTGATGGCCCTGAGGAAGCGAGCCCAGGGGGAGAAACCCCTCGCCGGCGCCAAGGTGGTGGGCTGCACCCATATAACTGCCCAGACTGCTGTGAGTTCGACTGCAgaaacactacacacacacacacactaattcaCAGCATGAACAGTGTCACTTTAGCAGCTAGAGTGAAAAGTGaagctctcctctcctctctcttctcctgcctCAGGTGCTGATGGAGACCCTGGCAGCTCTGGGGGCTCAGTGCAGATGGGCAGCCTGCAACATATACTCCACCCAGAATGAAGTGGCAGCTGCCCTGGCAGAGGGAGGTGAGACTCTCTCAGGAGTTCCTGTGTGTGACACCTGTCCCTTTTCATCTCTCCTGTCTTTTACTcttgtgaaatattcaaactcTCTTTCAACTCTTCCTCTGCCTGCAGGTTCTGTTTCACACTCAGTGTCTTCCATACTAAAAAAGATTTCTGTCCCTTTTTAggtttcagtgtgtttgcatggaAGGGTGAGTCAGAAGACGACTTCTGGTGGTGCATCGATCGCTGTGTCAACGTGGAAGGCTGGCAGCCCAACATGGTAACACACCTACACTCTGAATAAAGCTGAATAAAGCATGCAAACATGTTCTTTTGTGTCTTATTCATCCCACAGAACTCATTCGTGGTACACACATCTGCTATTTTTACTTAGCAACTATTTGTTACATGAGGGTTTTTACCTGCCCCTGCAGCAATAGGCTGAAATATGTATATTAATTTAACAgaattccttttattttttttgtttaagaaatAAACTCTTTcaagatttgaaaaatgtcttatTTAACCACAGAGCTTCTTTGCAATTTTGAGATTCAGTTTAAGGTTTAAGCTGGTTTCCTATGTCCTTCCttaatttttctctctgtgttccaCCAAGCCCGTTCTTcatctctgttttctgtgtcagaTCTTGGATGACGGCGGAGACCTGACCCACTGGATTTATAAAAAATACCCCAACATGTTCAAGAAGATCAAGGGCATTGTAGAGGAGAGTGTCACCGGTGTGCACAGGTAGGACTCTCAGCAAAGTTACACTCTTGTCCTTGTTGTTCTCCTCGTCAGTTAAGATATTACAATGCTTCACAGATGAAACAACCTCTCATTTATGGAATATGAAACTATGCAAGTACATTTTCACACGTTTTCTGGTGAGGTAACATCACCATCTAGTGGTGAACATTCTCCCCACTGTGATTATACAACTGGCTGTAAAAAATGCAATAGAGTATTTTTAAATTCCTTTCACATGACATTATCATCACTAAATTAGtaaaaaataattgtcattgatatattttcttatatatttatgattattttgtgtatgtttttttacgTGTAGGTTGTACCAGCTGTCCAAAGCAGGGAAGCTGTGTGTCCCAGCCATGAACGTCAACGACTCCGTGACCAAGCAGAAGTTTGATAACCTCTACTGCTGCAGGGAGTCCATCTTAGACGGGTGTGAAACAGTCTTcgcttaaagaaaaaaaaaacagtttgttgtTCTTGCATTTATTGTTGCAGGGCAATTACACCCACCTCCTCTCTGATCCTCCAGTGAAATAACTGTGTTTCTCTCAACAGCCTGAAAAGAACCACCGATGTCATGTTCGGGGGCAAACAGGTGGTGGTGTGTGGATACGGAGAGgtgagactgacacacacactcacacaggctcacacaaaAGGCCTGTCTACTGAAATACTAAAATGTTAGAGGTGCTAAAATCACatcaaaacttaaataaatcaacttgtaaaaaaaatggaattattaAGATGAAGGTGAGAAGAAAATTTAGATAGCAGTTTGCTTTATTTTAAGGTAGGTACAAGGATTTTACAAATGTCTTATCCACAATTAAGTGTTTAATTATTTCAGGGCTTCATCTAACAACTATTTTCATATGGATTAATATTCAGATTTTACTTGATTTATCAATGTATGGTTTGGTTTATAAATATTAGAAAATAGTATTTTCTCGAGGGTTAGAATTATAATTTTGCTTATATTGTCTCACTAATCCTCCAAcatccaaagatattcagtttactatcgCAAAACAAcgaaagaaagcagaaaaattTACTAATGACCTATACTACGCCAGTGTTGACCGTTTCACCACATGACAAGATATAATTTTGTCgttttgaattattgatgtACGATTATTGTGCTTTGCGTTGACAtcccgtcctcatcctcctcaggTTGGAAAAGGCTGCTGTGCTGCCCTGAAAGCAATGGGCTCCATCGTCTACGTTACAGAGATCGACCCCATCTGTGCCTTGCAGGCCTGGTGAGACTCCACTTGTTGAGTTTTCAGATGACTCGCTTTCGCCGTTGTATTGGTCTAATGCTCTTTATTGTCTCTCTCCCACGTTGCAGCATGGACGGCTTCAGGCTGGTTAAGCTGAACGAAGTCATCAGACAGGTGGATATCGTCATCACCTGCACAGGTTTGGttcggcctctctctctctctttgttcgtCTCTTGTTGTTCAGTTCAGCAGCCTGGGACTTGTCCTGAACACTTCTCTCTGCTTCAGTACCAATGCTGCTGGCTGGGCCTGAAGCAGCAGACTGGCTTCAGGCTGAAAATGTAGTTTAACAGTAAAGATAAATGGAGAATAATTAAGTTGACACCTGGTTTTTGCGTAAGAATCTGCGATAAAGTTACAAAgttctgtgaaataaataaaacgggACAAGCTTTTTTATGTGATAAGGTCACGTACTGGTGACCCTGTGAAGGTCAACTCATCAGAGCCATTGCAACAAAATGCAGAAAGCTTGTTGGCTCAATAGTGATTCAGTACCACTGCTGTagtaatgttaaaaacaaatatcatcACTAAAATGGGGAAATCTCACATTTATTCTTCCAATAAATGATACAGTTGTAATGTTTAATGTGGTTTATTACATGTCCAGTCTACATAAATGTGATCAAATTCTTTAGTTTCAGACAGAAATCCCCTTAGAGACATGCACAGATCCTTAAAAAGACACTGAGTCGACAGGTGGAAGACTCAGACTAGATTCATTTGTCAGATGTAATTAACGATGCCTAAGTACCGCGATAAGAAATAATTAACCTAATACAGGAAAGACTCTCGTAGTACAAGAATAGAAAAATGGAGAGTTTTTTAAATCCCAGAGGGAAGTTGCAGTGATACAGCAGCCACTTCACATAAATCATGGGAATAATGTGGAAGGCAAAAAACCATCTCCTGCACTTTCTGCCATTAACAGACCTAAACCATGACcatgtcaccccccccccccccccccttttttttcttctcttctctctccctccaccaggCAATAAGAACGTGGTGGTGAGAGAGTACCTCGACCGCATGAAGAACGGCTGCATTGTCTGCAACATGGGACACTCCAACACGGAGATCGATGTGGTCAGTTACCGGCTCGCACAAAAATTCTGTGCTGTTGTTCAGAAGTGAGAGGAAGTTGTGACCAAGCATGTGTCCTCTGCTTTTTGTGCTCACCCTGCAGGCGAGCCTGCGGACTCCTGAGCTGACCTGGGAGAGGGTGCGCTCTCAGGTGGACCACGTCATCTGGCCCGATGGCAAGAGGATAGTGCTGCTGGCTGaggtacacaacacacacaccgacacacagacTAATCCAGAGGACTTTGAAAGAGCAGATCAATAGAACAAATTTAAATTCCAacttaaaaatattatttagaCACAGGGTCATACCCTGTCACATTTGATTTAACATCTTAATGAACTCCTTAAATCTAGTCAACAAATTGTGGTGTAGgaaatttttcagttttgagtgcatatgcatacacacattctTTCAAAGGCGTGTGTATTACAAGCCATGACAGAATGAGAGCAGTctgacggagacagacagacagacagaccaacatgtctgctgctgtttgatctGCAGCAGGTTTCAGCCACTCCTCtatcctcacctctcctccctccacgtCACTCTCTGTTCCACACAGCTCTGATCCAAAATAGTTTTGttccaaaagaaaacatattgaAAGGTAAAATATATCATCACGCATTTGATAAAGACAATTTGgataactgttgttgttgtttttttgattacTACACTAGACCTGTTTAATAACTGTTTCGCAATGTAATATATACACTCATGCATTTATTCATACAAATTCATGAGCTGAACTTTATGCCATTTCTCAAACTAAGaaagacagcgagagagagacagacatgggCTACAGAGACAGGTTTGGGCAGACGAGAGGATTTACCAACTGTTTAATTCAGTTTTCATCAGGCAACGGCAACAATTCAACCTGCTCTGTTGCTGCAGAGCAGTTTTACTTGTACACACTGGACACGTCACCTGGTTTTCTGCAGCACTTGGTATCTAccaaagtctctctctctctctctctctctctctctctctctctctctctctctctctctctctctctctctctctctctctctctctctctctctctctctctctctctctctctctctctgcaatgCAGCGTCTCAGACAGCAGCAGCTTATTAAtgtggagagaaacaaatgCTTCATTACCATCATATCTGCTTATAAAGGATGATGCAAAGAACGCAGCaactgcaaataaataaataaacttgataAAGTCTGATGTAAGTCTGTAAGAAAGCATACGATTTGATTTTAACTTTCTGGATGTCATCATGTAGATACTATTAAACTCAGCAGCCTGTTAAGACTGGGGCCACTGGGATCTCATCGTGTCAGATTATGCGTCCTGACACAAAGTTCAgatcctgtgtgtgttctcacgTGCTCTTAACTTTGTGTCGCTCTGTCCTTTTTCTCCAGGGTCGACTGCTGAACCTCAGCTGTTCCACCGTGCCCACTTTTGTGCTCTCCATCACTGCTACTACACAGGTACATCCATTTCTGTCGTGTTCACATTTTTGCACACGGCTGGTTTTATGCTCTGTGTTTTTACCTTTACCTCGCATCAACCGACTGTTTTTGTCCGAGAACCACAAACAtgtaaagttgtgtgtgtgttttttccacccAGGCTCTGGCTCTGATAGAGTTGTACAACGCCCCAGAGGGACGCTACAAGCAGGATGTTTACCTGCTGCCCAAGAAGATGGGTAAGACGTGTGTTAATGGAATAACACTTGAAGAAAGACCACTTACTTACCTTACAGAAATGCAAAAGAACACAaagtattagtagtattatgTTCTATTAGATAACACTATTAGATGAATAACATTGTTTGCCTCTTAAGTAGCCACCAAGCGAGGAGTAGGTGAATACAGAGGGTTTGTTTTTGCCCCAGCACAGAGCCTGGAGGGAGAATGCATTTATCTCTATAGACAACACACTCAGTGTCATCTGTTCAGTCGAGAGTCGCCTCCCTGGATATCAAATAATTCACAGTAGAATGAgctccgtgtgtttgtgtgtttgtgtgtgtgtgtgtgtgtgtgtgtgtgtgtgtgtgtgtgtgtgtgcgtgtgtgtgtgtgtgtgcgtgcgtgcgtgcgtgcgtgcgtgcgtgcgtgtgtgtgtgtgtgtgtgtgattacgcACAGCCCACAACATGTGTGCAGCTCTGGTCGCCACATTTCGACGTCCCTCagtttgtgtgagagcagcaCACATATCATGCATagtaaagacaaacagacagccAAATGTAGGTCACCCtgccacatcacacacacagacacacacactgacagaaagaTGATGGAGAGCATAGAACAATGAAAGGCaaagagacggggagaggaaaGCAGATGTGTAGACAGATGAGCTtcggaggagagaagagacagagaggtggtcGAATCGCAGAGCCTCCCTCTGATTTCGCCTCCCTCTGATTTCGCCTCCCCTCTCTCATTTGAATGATTAATCTTGCACAGACGCCCGGTGAATGTTAAcacgctctccctctctccggcCCTGCAGACGAGTATGTGGCCAGCCTGCATCTGCCTACGTTCGATGCACATCTCACGGAGCTGAGCGACGAGCAGGCCAAGTATCTGGGCCTGAACAAGAACGGACCCTTTAAGCCAAACTACTACAGGTATGAAAAAGGCAGTCTGATTAATGCACAGTGCTTGTGTTAAACTCAGAGATTCTGTCTCCTGTTATCGACGTGATGCACTGTCCAAATCCACTGTCCGAGAGTGGCACCTTGACTCTCGATCAAGCTGCCTAAGGGGTTTAAGATTAATTAGCCACAGTCAAGTGTCACCGAGCAAGACGCCAAATCTCTTACCTTCTACTTCATTAAGCTGTGGACTCAAATGCTCGCTCaaattatcgtcatgtcctgcctcctgcatgctctacccagacgcaaCAGAATGCTGTTAGTCACATGTGAAttgcaaactctggaaaatgtctggacccaattttctaGATGCTTTCCACAGCTCATGTTGGAAAGCCCCTTTAAACtcatgagagagggagggccaGATTCATTGGTGTAGAACTTGATTTATCAATCTGGCTGCAACctattctctctgtcttttgaaGGTATTAAACCAGTGCTGGGGTTGGACTGTGGAAATACCAATACTCCATGAATTGCAGAGACTCAccgagggagaagaggaggaggaggacagaaaggAGGACGCAACAGTCAACACACCTTTATATGCGTGGcgtgggaggggaggagccCTGGTCTAGCCTGACGGTAGAAGAGGGGGTTGTTTGCGGAGCGGGGTGGATTTCCAATGCGCTTATGGCAgtcgtttttatttattcacgcTTGACACCAATAGTAATAACATTAAGTCTTATCTCCGCGGAGCTGCTCCTGCCATTCACCACTAGCTAGCTCCCCCCGGCGTCTTCTCCTGGGAGATGTTTCACTTCCCCTCCGCTCGACGCCACACCACCACAGTTTATCTCGTTCTCTTTAGACGCTTATTCGTGTGTCGAGTTGTATGTAAAAACCTTTCATCCCCCCTTCCCGTTGCCAgatctttttattgtttaactattaaagatgaaattattgatgctaaaaaaaaagatatatatactatataaaaagaaaaacttgattaaaaaaaaaaaaaaaatctgtgtgacTGAAGGTGACCTTTGAAGATTTAGTGACGGACACTTTTTcctgtcctttctttttgttgttgttgttgtcgtctttttcttttctacctgtgatttatgtttttgttctctcttttgTGTAATATTTGCGAGGGCGGGGCTAGACCTAATGGGCGGGGGTTAGGCGGGATCTCAGGGTCCAATCATATCaagactttttatttcttcatttcattgaGATTCACTGTGGTctgtttttaaacactttttattAAGCGTTTTTTGGTCTTTCCGATCAGCCTGTAGTTTGTCgtgatcatttttttgtatgactGGACGGTGGCCGGTTCATCCCACCTGTCACTCAAACCCGCTGTGAAACCATCTCATTAGCTGCTTCTTGTCTCAGCCTCCAGCTGCTCACACGACACCAGTGTTCAAGTCATGAAAAGTATTTGAGCGAGCGAGTGCTGACCCCTTcggtcttctctttttcttctaccaAGAGACGATACTGTATTCGAAGCATGACAGGCTGTCAGACCATTACAAgggttatactgtatatttagatatttatatAGAAAACTTCCgatttttctatctttttcctCCTGCGCCATCTAATAGCAtataacttttgaaaaaaactaaatcaacatatgtcataaagataaaaaaaaataagcaattaATGTTCTAATGATAAGTGTAATAAATGTACTTAAACACTCAATTCTAATACTGTGACAGAAAATATTTCCAGAGACACCAAATGTGCAGCGAGCTGTTGCCAGTCCCCGGTACTAACGCAGAATTCTTCAAACGGGTTATCTTTTCAATGTGTGGCGCTTAGTCGATTTACTGTACTTGACCACACACAGCACAACTCTTTGGTACTTGCAGATCTAGTCAAGGGCCTGATcttataaataaaaatctggcaTCTGGATTCCaccatgatttttttcctttccatcgAGAAAAACCTTCTCTGCAAATTCATGTGCATAAAGGTATTtttcactctcctttttttttttgagatccAAACTTGGCATGctatcactaataataatatattttagttGTTTCTTCCCCACACCTGAAAGGCTGAGATCCTTTTTCTATAATGGGCTGCACGGTCGTCATCCTCGACGGGGCGGCTCGCTCCCAGTAGACCTGACAGTGGAGATTAGAAAACCCTGACACTCATTTCACCCAACAGCCGAGTGCAGCCGTCTGCTCCCGGCTACTGACTCCACCTGAACCAATCAGAGCCCTGCTGGGCGCCGCCGCCGGGATCAGATGTTTAAAGACGCACGTTCGCTGTACATGGAAGTCAATTTGATCACACCTTTTTGAAACAGGTGGAAATGGCACAAAAGCTTTGTTTGTACCTGTCAAAAAGATACTTTGGCTCAATTGaagtaaaaaacaatatatatttctattcatttcaggctattttgtttgtgtgacaaGGGAAATAGCATCACTTTACAGAAAGTCTCgacaggaatagtttgacattgtAGAAAAATAAGctcatttttcttctggttGAGGAAATTCAATACCACACGTTTgtatgcaaaacattttttgcatgtgcctcttagcttagcataaaggctGGAAATGGAGGAAAGTAGTTGTGCTGGATCTGTGCAACGATAACAACAAATGCCAGCAAGCGCCTCCAAATAGTTGATGAATTCTAACAACACACATTAATTGTTCAAACTGTACAGACacggaaaatgtgaaaatgaccaTTTGCTGTTTTTACGGAACATAACTGATATTTctgcactttgttttcctctgtgaaatgttcaaatatGTGCGCTGTAGAGGCTCCGGTGTTAGACCTGGATTATCAGTTTACACACGCCTGCAGTTTTAactcccaaaatgtcaaactattccttttacATTTGGTGAAAATGAATCGAAAGAAATTGAATTTCAAAGGTGTGTTAGGGACCTCTCGGCTAAACCTTCCGCACACCCATCCTTTGCCATGACATGACGAGAGCAGATACTGTGTCACAGGCCGTAGAACCTCAACTGTCTTCTCTGCCAATGTTCTGTCCCCTCGTGCTGTTGAGAAACCCCCTCCTAACGTAGCGTGACCTGTCGGTGTCAGTGTTGTTCATaagtcttattttcttttctgctttttgaaagtgtgaatgtgtgtttaaagAGTGTGTACCCCTTGAgatctgaggtgtgtgtgtgtgtgtgtgtgtgtgtgtgtgtgtgtgtgtgtgtgtgtgtgtgtgtgtgtg
This region of Scophthalmus maximus strain ysfricsl-2021 chromosome 12, ASM2237912v1, whole genome shotgun sequence genomic DNA includes:
- the ahcyl2b gene encoding adenosylhomocysteinase like 2b isoform X2; protein product: MLKKKKDGGGSEACVKKIQFADQKQEFNKRPSKIGRRSLSRSISQSSTDSYSSAASYTDSSDDETSPRDKQQKNSKGNGDFCIKNIKQADFGRREIEIAEQEMPALMALRKRAQGEKPLAGAKVVGCTHITAQTAVLMETLAALGAQCRWAACNIYSTQNEVAAALAEGGFSVFAWKGESEDDFWWCIDRCVNVEGWQPNMILDDGGDLTHWIYKKYPNMFKKIKGIVEESVTGVHRLYQLSKAGKLCVPAMNVNDSVTKQKFDNLYCCRESILDGLKRTTDVMFGGKQVVVCGYGEVGKGCCAALKAMGSIVYVTEIDPICALQACMDGFRLVKLNEVIRQVDIVITCTGNKNVVVREYLDRMKNGCIVCNMGHSNTEIDVASLRTPELTWERVRSQVDHVIWPDGKRIVLLAEGRLLNLSCSTVPTFVLSITATTQALALIELYNAPEGRYKQDVYLLPKKMDEYVASLHLPTFDAHLTELSDEQAKYLGLNKNGPFKPNYYRY
- the ahcyl2b gene encoding adenosylhomocysteinase like 2b isoform X1 is translated as MSVQVVAAKMAEVDLKDVPTGKHLPTDSPVTPTSEGKSLGRGDPHEAGFSAAAAASPAAEPSAKAGEGSLGLLTPNPAKMPQASAMKRPDPQQNGGEAFVNRDGTVAEAPRMKKIQFADQKQEFNKRPSKIGRRSLSRSISQSSTDSYSSAASYTDSSDDETSPRDKQQKNSKGNGDFCIKNIKQADFGRREIEIAEQEMPALMALRKRAQGEKPLAGAKVVGCTHITAQTAVLMETLAALGAQCRWAACNIYSTQNEVAAALAEGGFSVFAWKGESEDDFWWCIDRCVNVEGWQPNMILDDGGDLTHWIYKKYPNMFKKIKGIVEESVTGVHRLYQLSKAGKLCVPAMNVNDSVTKQKFDNLYCCRESILDGLKRTTDVMFGGKQVVVCGYGEVGKGCCAALKAMGSIVYVTEIDPICALQACMDGFRLVKLNEVIRQVDIVITCTGNKNVVVREYLDRMKNGCIVCNMGHSNTEIDVASLRTPELTWERVRSQVDHVIWPDGKRIVLLAEGRLLNLSCSTVPTFVLSITATTQALALIELYNAPEGRYKQDVYLLPKKMDEYVASLHLPTFDAHLTELSDEQAKYLGLNKNGPFKPNYYRY